In a single window of the Gossypium hirsutum isolate 1008001.06 chromosome D02, Gossypium_hirsutum_v2.1, whole genome shotgun sequence genome:
- the LOC107907890 gene encoding stemmadenine O-acetyltransferase, translating into MKPEVEVILEEIIKPSSPTPQQFRHYQLSSLDQQIPPVYNHLVLFYPATTNAQTYNFKLSVSQALTHFYPLAGRIKNNSIVDCNDEGIPFKEAQVKCRLSDFLHDPLPQQLNKLYPFPLDDAAELPMGIQFNTFLCGGIGIGVCVSHKIGDALSFFTFLNTWAAIARGDTKNVVLPELVSAKLFPPRNVSVPEPVMEKSEKNIATKRLVFSASKIEEIRAKYAVDHEIRPSRIEALSAFIWSRFIASTKEKPSPNGFYVIFHTVNIRTKFEPPLSAQSFGNIFRLAVTVPSLDNGKDDGSKLVSQIRDSIRKIDKEYVRKLQAGEDIFESTNQGDEKGETIPLVFTSLCRFPLYEADFGWGKPVWIGSASLSAKNLVVFMDTATGDGIEAWINLKEEDVAKFGSDEELLATFKSTVVWE; encoded by the coding sequence ATGAAGCCTGAGGTTGAAGTAATATTGGAAGAGATAATCAAGCCATCTTCTCCGACTCCTCAACAATTTCGCCATTACCAACTCTCCTCACTTGATCAACAAATACCACCAGTTTATAACCATCTGGTCTTGTTCTACCCCGCCACAACCAATGCCCAAACCTACAACTTTAAGCTGTCGGTATCCCAGGCCCTAACCCACTTCTATCCCCTAGCGGGACGCATCAAAAACAACTCCATTGTCGACTGCAATGACGAGGGGATTCCCTTTAAAGAAGCCCAAGTCAAGTGCCGGCTTTCAGATTTTTTACACGATCCACTCCCTCAACAACTCAACAAATTGTACCCTTTTCCTCTCGATGATGCTGCGGAGTTGCCCATGGGGATCCAATTCAACACTTTCCTTTGTGGTGGAATCGGGATTGGTGTGTGTGTTTCACATAAAATCGGCGATGCTTTATccttttttacgtttttgaataCGTGGGCAGCCATTGCTCGTGGGGATACGAAGAACGTGGTCTTGCCTGAGTTGGTATCGGCCAAGCTTTTTCCCCCGCGGAACGTATCAGTGCCTGAACCAGTAATGGAAAAAAGTGAAAAGAATATAGCGACGAAGAGGTTGGTGTTTAGTGCTTCTAAAATAGAGGAAATCAGAGCGAAATACGCTGTCGATCATGAAATCCGCCCTTCACGTATTGAGGCCTTGTCTGCTTTCATATGGAGCCGCTTCATTGCTTCCACTAAGGAAAAACCAAGCCCTAATGGATTCTACGTGATTTTTCATACAGTTAATATACGTACAAAATTTGAGCCCCCGCTGTCAGCTCAGTCTTTTGGGAACATTTTTCGACTTGCCGTAACAGTTCCTTCCCTGGACAATGGAAAAGACGATGGGTCTAAACTTGTTAGCCAAATAAGGGACTCCATTAGAAAAATCGACAAAGAATACGTGAGGAAACTTCAGGCTGGTGAGGATATATTCGAGTCAACCAACCAAGGGGATGAAAAGGGAGAGACGATCCCTTTAGTTTTCACTAGTTTATGCAGGTTTCCACTATACGAAGCTGATTTTGGTTGGGGAAAACCAGTATGGATCGGTTCTGCAAGCTTGAGCGCCAAGAATCTGGTTGTCTTCATGGATACTGCAACTGGTGATGGCATAGAAGCTTGGATTAATCTAAAGGAGGAAGACGTGGCTAAATTTGGAAGTGATGAAGAATTGCTTGCAACATTCAAAAGCACTGTTGTTTGGGAATGA